From the Pseudomonas sp. VD-NE ins genome, the window GGCGTTGAGAGCAGAGGTTTTCAGACCACTGAAGCTGAATTGCAGACCCGGGCGGTCGCACATCGGACGCGGAAAGGTGAAACGTCCTGCGACGCCCTTCTCGGCCAGTTTGGCGATTTCCGGGCCACCCGGATAATTGAGGCCCATCATCTTCGCGGTTTTGTCGAACGCTTCGCCGGCGGCATCGTCGAGCGTCTCGCCGAGCAGACTGTATTGGCCAATGCCATCGACCTGAACCAACTGCGTATGACCGCCGGAGACCAACAAAGCGACGAACGGGAATTCAGGCGGTTTCGGCTCCAGCATCGGCGCGAGCAAATGCCCTTCCATGTGGTGCACGCCAAGCGCCGGAATGCCCCAGGCAAACGCCAGCGCTTGAGCGCAGGAAGCACCGACCAGCAACGCGCCAACCAGGCCAGGGCCCGCGGTATAGGCGATCGCATCGATCTCGGTCGGCACGCAGTCCGCCTCGGCCAACACCTGACGAATCAAGGGCAGCATGCGTTTGACGTGGTCGCGCGAAGCGAGCTCCGGCACAACCCCGCCATAAGCGCGGTGCAGGTCGATCTGGCTGAACAGTGCGTCGGCCAGCAGGCCGCGTTCACTGTCATATAATGCGACACCGGTTTCGTCGCAGGAGGTTTCTAATCCCAGTACTAGCATGGGTTTGCGCCTTGTTTAGGCTGAATTCGAAGGCGCGCATAATAGTCGCCGCGTGATGCCCCGACCAGCGGTTTTCGATCAGAGGCTTTGCATTCCGAGCGATGAGGGGTTAACATCCGCAACCCTTAAAAACCGACGTCTTCAAGTGCTCTTTTGCCGCGAGGATGTTGACCCCGGTAATGAATGAAGGTAGCTCTGGATGCCAGCCGTCAAAGTTAAAGAGAACGAACCCTTCGACGTAGCTCTGCGTCGTTTCAAGCGCTCCTGCGAAAAAGCCGGTGTACTGGCTGAAGTTCGTAGCCGCGAATTTTACGAGAAGCCAACTTCTGAGCGTAAGCGCAAAGCAGCAGCCGCTGTTAAGCGTCACGCCAAGAAAGTTCAGCGCGAACAGCGCCGCGCCGTTCGTCTGTACTAATACACAGACGTTCGTTGCAAGCTTCTTTGCCTAAGCCCGGCTCTCAGCCGGGCTAATGGCATTTGCGTAAAACGCTTGATGCTTCAACGTCGAAGCCGCACACGCGACCAAGACGAATCTGCTTCACACGTCAGACCTGGCTCTTTTGCCAGCGGTGCACGTCTTTTCTGACGAGCCTTTCAAGGCTACTGACGAGCACACCCACTGATTCCTCTTACGACGATCAGCCCA encodes:
- the tsaD gene encoding tRNA (adenosine(37)-N6)-threonylcarbamoyltransferase complex transferase subunit TsaD, which encodes MLVLGLETSCDETGVALYDSERGLLADALFSQIDLHRAYGGVVPELASRDHVKRMLPLIRQVLAEADCVPTEIDAIAYTAGPGLVGALLVGASCAQALAFAWGIPALGVHHMEGHLLAPMLEPKPPEFPFVALLVSGGHTQLVQVDGIGQYSLLGETLDDAAGEAFDKTAKMMGLNYPGGPEIAKLAEKGVAGRFTFPRPMCDRPGLQFSFSGLKTSALNAWQQCVSAGDDNEQARCDIALAFQQAVVETLTIKCKRALKQAGMKRLVIAGGVSANKALRVSLEKMLGDMKGDVFYARPEFCTDNGAMIAFAGCQRLQAGQQESLAISVQARWPMEQLSAL
- the rpsU gene encoding 30S ribosomal protein S21; amino-acid sequence: MPAVKVKENEPFDVALRRFKRSCEKAGVLAEVRSREFYEKPTSERKRKAAAAVKRHAKKVQREQRRAVRLY